The Halomonas sp. KG2 genome segment AGCGGGTCAGCCGTCCACTGCCCTAGGCCGTAAAACAGTGCGTACCCTAATCGCCCCCCCACCACCACACCAATGGCGCAGTAAAAAAGCAAATCACCGATATCATCTTTTGTAAGCCCAATACGTGGCGCCCGTTTACATCCTAGCCACCATGCCGCCACAAACCCCACCACATACATTAAGCCGTACCAATGAACCTGCAGCGGCCCAAGTGAAATCGCTACCGGATCGATCGTTGGATAATTAATCATCAAGAATCTCTAAAGCAAACAGGAAGAAAACAGCAGCGTGGCATCAGTGAATTACGCCAATATGAAGCGCAAGCCCACTACGGCCAACAGCGTTGCAAATGAAAACCTCAACACAGTGGCTGGGAGCACATGAGCCAAACGAACGCCAAGCCGTGCACAAGGCACACTGGTTAGCACAATGCCGATAAAGGCGGGCCACATAACAAAGCCGGTCGCCCATTGGGGAAGAAGTGGATTACCCCACCCCACAACAATAAACGTTAACGCACCAACCATCGCTATTGGTAAGCCACAGGCGGCAGAGGTTCCCACCGCTTGGGTCATGCTTGCACCACATCGTGAAAGCCAAGGCACTGTCATTGCGCCTCCACCAATACCAAATAGTGCTGATATAACGCCCACTACGCCGCCAGCAATGGTCATTGCAACATTCCCTGGCGGCGAACTACCGGGCTTTGGCGAAAGGCCAAACACCATTCTGGTGGCTAGTAGCAATACAAACACCCCGAATAACGTTCCCAAAACGGTGCCCGAAAGGTTATCCGCGATAAACACACCACCGATAGCCCCCAGCATAAGTCCGGGTAATAGCGCCATGAACCATGGCTTATGAATACTGCCTTTTCGGAAGTGCCCTAATGCTGACGAAGCCCCGGTGACGACGATCGTCGCCAGTGAGGTGCCTACGGCAAGATGCATGGCAATTTCAGGAGCAACTCCCTGTAGGCCAAATGCAAAGACAAGCGCAGGCACAATAATTAAACCGCCCCCTACTCCAAACAGGCCAGCCATAGTGCCTGCCACTGCGCCTAGCAACAAATACCCTGCTAAAATACTCAATACGGTCATTTATTCTGCACTTGGTTATTCGCGCTGGGCACCCACTTAGTAATCATACTGAGCAGTGTTTCGGGCTTGTAGGGCTTCGCTAGCACGTCATCTATACCGGCAGCGTTATAAGCGCCATGACCAGCGCTATCAACGTTCGCGGTGAGAGCAATCAAGACACTACGTCGCTGACCGCCACTAAGACGCTCAAAGGTTCGCCAACGACGTGCTGTTTCTAGCCCATCTAAGGTCGGCATAAAGATATCCATAAACACGAGATCATAAGAAACCGTTCGCTGGCAGTCCAAAGCCTGCTCCCCACTGCTGACGCCATCTACCTGAAGCCCCTGGGTTTCGAGCATTTGGCGCGCCAGCATTAAATTAACGGGGCCATCATCTACCACCAGAATACGCAACTTGCGGTCAGCCGGTAGCAATTGCTCATAAACATCTGTTTCATCAGCGCTTTGCTGAACAAAATTAGTAAGCAATGCGCGTATATCCGCCAGACGCTCCCGCACGTGAGTAATATTCTGAAAACATGTTTCTGTATTATCCATCTGCAACATATCGCCCAAATGATCAAACAGACTATCGGCTTCACGCTGAAGGAGCGTTAGGTAACCAGACTTCAAACGTGACTCTTCCCGCGCACGGTCGCGCCCAGCGATGAGGTGCTTCAACTGTTTTTGCTGGTGATGCAGGTCATCAAGCAAGGTTTGATCAGATCGAAATGGCTCGCTTGAAGAAGCTAGATACTGATTATCCTCGCCTGCGCGAATGACATCCGCCAACCGCTGATTGACTATCGCTAAGCGGTTAAGTGGCAGCCCTTCACTGGCGTCTTCCGTCTGTGAATGAGCATGCTCCGCTTGTCGATTAACCAATTGGGCGGCTTGGCGTTCTAACTCGGCCAGCTCTTGCATGCAACTGGTGTCTTCTTGCTTTGCGCGACTTTTAACCAGCATCAAAAAAACGCCAACATTCAAACAACTACCCAGCAGCAACGCAAGAGTCAACCATAGGGTGGTGCTCCATGACGTTTGACTAGGGGAAAGCCCCCAGACCACCAGCCCTACCAGCACACAAAGCAGTACCAAGGCCGCCTGAACGAGTAAAAGAGGCCACAGAGTAGGCCAGACAATCGCATTCCAGAAGTGCTCTCGCTGATAGCGTTGCATAGTATGCGCCTTCCTAGGTGGCTTCTTTAATGTTGCGCCTTAACATGTTGGCAGCCATAGCATGGCTAAGCATATTTATATTAATGTTAAGTGTATGTCTACGCCTCAATACTGTCATGCCAAACTGGCTAATTGGGTTTCCGTTACTCTTCGTGAGCCTTACCTATGTGCTTAATTACCTTTTCTTGGTCCCCTGGCTCTTCTACACCGTTACGCTTGGCAGGCAACCGAGATGAATTCCACCAGCGGCCCACTGCGCCTCTTGCTCATTGGGAAGGACACACCGCCGTACTGGGTGGGCGCGACTTAGAAGCCGGTGGTACGTGGCTAGCCGCCAACTCCCAAGGCGTTGTCGCAGCATTGACCAATGTGCGTGACCCCGCACTGGCAACACCAATCAACGCGCCCAGCCGAGGCGAACTTGTTGCTAGCGTGTTACAAAGTGACGATGTCGAAGCATGGCTTAAAGCGAAAGAGCGCATGACCGCGCATCGCTATGCCGGGTTTAATCTATTGGTTGCGACACCACATCGCATGTGGCATCTGCACCGTGGTCGCCATGGGGTATTACTGACCAGCGTGCCCCCTGGAGTTCATGGCTTGTCCAATGCCACTCTGAATACCCCCTGGCCAAAACTGAACCTGGTTCGCGACGCCTTGTTAAACAGCGCCGACGAACAGTGGCAGAGCGCGACGCAACATGCGCTGCATAATTCGCAAACCGCACCTGATGAAGAATTACCGGATACCGGGGTGGGCTTAACGCTGGAGCGCCAGCTCTCTGCCGCGTTTATTGTTGGTGAACACTACGGCACCCGGGCAACCACTTGGTTAACGCTAAACAACCAAGGGGAAGTGGAGATAACCGAGCAGCGGTTTGGGCCACTCGGTCATTTTGAGGGAGAAACTACGCTGACGACACCATCTTCTCTGTCAATAAATTAGCCACGGCATTAATCTCGTGGCGGCATTAAGTGCGAGAGCTGCCACTCATCCATACGCTGATTGAGATGCTCATGTACTAACGCTGGAGTATCCAAATCCATGATCTCTTCAAGCAGCGTTTGTGCATCGTGCATCGGCACTCGGCGGATAGCGGCCCGCACTCTGGGCAAACTAGGAGCATTCATAGACAGGCTGGTAAATCCCATCGCCATTAATAGCAGCGCACCAGCGGGGTCGCCCGCTAATTCACCGCAAAGCGATATAGGCTTTTCTAGCCGAGTGGCATCCTGAGCGAGCTCTTGCAGCGCGCCCAGCAGCGCTGGGTGCAGCGCATCGTACAGGCTAGATACGCGAGGATTATTGCGATCCACCGCGAGCAAATACTGCGTTAGGTCGTTACTGCCCACCGAGAAGAAATCGACCCGTTTCGCCAGCGCATCCATTTGATAAATAGTCGCAGGCACTTCAATCATCACGCCCACTTTAGGCCGTTCGACGCCAATACCCTCTTCGCCAAGCTCTAAAATGGCACGATCCAACAGACGAATCGCTTCGTCCACCTCTTCCACATTGGTAATCATTGGGAAGAGCACATAGAGATTATTCAAGTCATGCGATGCTTTCAGCATGGCACGCAGCTGTACCATCAATACCTCTGGATGATCGAGAGTGACTCGCATTCCCCGCCAACCCAAGAATGGATTAGCTTCCTCAATGGGAAAATAGGGAAGGTCTTTATCGCCACCGATATCCAGCGTTCGCATCACCACCGGCAGTGGCGCAAAGCCTTCTAACTGCTCGCGGTACATGCGCATTTGTTCTTTCTCACCGGGGAAGCGCTCGGTAATCATAAAGGGCACTTCGGTGCGGTACAGGCCTACGCCGCCGATACGGCTTTTCAGCAACGCCGAAGCATCAACCGCCAGCCCAGTATTAACCATCAGCGGCATGGCATGGCCATCTGGCGTTTCGCTGGGCAAGTCTTGCTCGTGCTCCAGTAACTCACTCAGCGCTGCTTCTTCAGCAATCAGGCTTTCATAACGAGTTCTTAACTCTGGCGCTGGCCGCACGAACAATCGCCCCCGATGGCCATCAAGCACTACCGGGGCGCCATTTAAGCGCGGCAGCGGGAGATCCATCATCCCAAGCACCGTCGGAATTCCCATAGCCCGGGCAACAATAGCAACATGCGAGGTACTCGAACCACGCACGGAGACCAAGCCCTTTAGCTTGTCTCTTGGCACTTCTCCCAGCATGGCAACGCTAATTTCATCACCTACCAAAATGGCGTTTTCTGGGTAGGTTTCTGGGGTGGAGGGCGTGTCTTCTTGAAGGTGCGCCAGCACACGGCGACCAAGATCGCGAATATCCGCCGCGCGCTCACGCAAATAATCGTCGTCGACGCGCTCAAGGTATTGCACATGGCGGCGCACTACGTCGGCCAACGCGCCAGGTGCCCACTGCCCTTCACGTATACGCTTTTCCACTTCTTCGGAGAGCGCCGCTTCGCCAAGCATTTGCTGATAAACATCAAACAGCGCCAGCTCTTGGGAAGAAATACGGTTAACCAAGCGCTCTGCCGCTGCGCGGATTTCATCGCGCGTTTTGCCAATGGCTTCTTTTAGCCGTGCGACTTCATAGTCTTGATCGCTGGGAATAAGGTCAGGCACGCTGTTCAGGTCAGCGGGCGGCGTGATCACCACCGCCTCCCCCATCGCCATTCCTGGGGAAGCCGCCACGCCTTTAAACATGGCCTGGCCACCTGGAAGCGCAGGGCGAGCCAGATTGCCGGTAGCGAGCGCGTGAGCCAGCACGCCTGCCAACTGAGCAGCCATGGTGACCAGAAAAGCTTCATCTTCGTCGTCGTACTGACGTTTTTCGGCTTGCTGCACGACCAAAACGCCCAGCATGAGGCGCTGATGGATAATCGGCACCCCTAAGAAGCTTGAGTAGCGCTCTTCGCCAGTTGCTTCAAAATAGCGAAAATGAGGATGAGTTTGCGCATCTTCTAAATTAAGCGGCTCGCTGCGCTTAGCCACTAGACCTACCAGGCCCTCGCCTAGCGGTAGCACAACGCGGCCTACCGCTTGCGTGCGAAGGCCAATCGTCTCCATCAATACAAGTGACTCAAGCTCCTTATCGTATAAATAGAAGGAGCACACATCCGTCTGCATGGCCTTTCGTATGCGGCGTACCATCGTTGACAGCGCGGCGTCGAGGTTTCGTGCGCCATTCACTTCTTGAATAACGCGTCGCAGCACCTCAAGCATGGACGTTTTCCTATTCACTATTATTTGC includes the following:
- a CDS encoding response regulator — its product is MQRYQREHFWNAIVWPTLWPLLLVQAALVLLCVLVGLVVWGLSPSQTSWSTTLWLTLALLLGSCLNVGVFLMLVKSRAKQEDTSCMQELAELERQAAQLVNRQAEHAHSQTEDASEGLPLNRLAIVNQRLADVIRAGEDNQYLASSSEPFRSDQTLLDDLHHQQKQLKHLIAGRDRAREESRLKSGYLTLLQREADSLFDHLGDMLQMDNTETCFQNITHVRERLADIRALLTNFVQQSADETDVYEQLLPADRKLRILVVDDGPVNLMLARQMLETQGLQVDGVSSGEQALDCQRTVSYDLVFMDIFMPTLDGLETARRWRTFERLSGGQRRSVLIALTANVDSAGHGAYNAAGIDDVLAKPYKPETLLSMITKWVPSANNQVQNK
- a CDS encoding NRDE family protein, with the translated sequence MCLITFSWSPGSSTPLRLAGNRDEFHQRPTAPLAHWEGHTAVLGGRDLEAGGTWLAANSQGVVAALTNVRDPALATPINAPSRGELVASVLQSDDVEAWLKAKERMTAHRYAGFNLLVATPHRMWHLHRGRHGVLLTSVPPGVHGLSNATLNTPWPKLNLVRDALLNSADEQWQSATQHALHNSQTAPDEELPDTGVGLTLERQLSAAFIVGEHYGTRATTWLTLNNQGEVEITEQRFGPLGHFEGETTLTTPSSLSIN
- a CDS encoding sulfite exporter TauE/SafE family protein; the protein is MTVLSILAGYLLLGAVAGTMAGLFGVGGGLIIVPALVFAFGLQGVAPEIAMHLAVGTSLATIVVTGASSALGHFRKGSIHKPWFMALLPGLMLGAIGGVFIADNLSGTVLGTLFGVFVLLLATRMVFGLSPKPGSSPPGNVAMTIAGGVVGVISALFGIGGGAMTVPWLSRCGASMTQAVGTSAACGLPIAMVGALTFIVVGWGNPLLPQWATGFVMWPAFIGIVLTSVPCARLGVRLAHVLPATVLRFSFATLLAVVGLRFILA
- the ptsP gene encoding phosphoenolpyruvate--protein phosphotransferase, which produces MLEVLRRVIQEVNGARNLDAALSTMVRRIRKAMQTDVCSFYLYDKELESLVLMETIGLRTQAVGRVVLPLGEGLVGLVAKRSEPLNLEDAQTHPHFRYFEATGEERYSSFLGVPIIHQRLMLGVLVVQQAEKRQYDDEDEAFLVTMAAQLAGVLAHALATGNLARPALPGGQAMFKGVAASPGMAMGEAVVITPPADLNSVPDLIPSDQDYEVARLKEAIGKTRDEIRAAAERLVNRISSQELALFDVYQQMLGEAALSEEVEKRIREGQWAPGALADVVRRHVQYLERVDDDYLRERAADIRDLGRRVLAHLQEDTPSTPETYPENAILVGDEISVAMLGEVPRDKLKGLVSVRGSSTSHVAIVARAMGIPTVLGMMDLPLPRLNGAPVVLDGHRGRLFVRPAPELRTRYESLIAEEAALSELLEHEQDLPSETPDGHAMPLMVNTGLAVDASALLKSRIGGVGLYRTEVPFMITERFPGEKEQMRMYREQLEGFAPLPVVMRTLDIGGDKDLPYFPIEEANPFLGWRGMRVTLDHPEVLMVQLRAMLKASHDLNNLYVLFPMITNVEEVDEAIRLLDRAILELGEEGIGVERPKVGVMIEVPATIYQMDALAKRVDFFSVGSNDLTQYLLAVDRNNPRVSSLYDALHPALLGALQELAQDATRLEKPISLCGELAGDPAGALLLMAMGFTSLSMNAPSLPRVRAAIRRVPMHDAQTLLEEIMDLDTPALVHEHLNQRMDEWQLSHLMPPRD